From Streptomyces sp. NBC_01551:
AGTGCGCGGGCGGCGCGGACGTGAGCCATGACGTTGACGTCCCAGGCCGCCTCCCACACGGCCTCGTCGGCGAACGCGTCGCCGCCCGAGGCGAGTCCGGCATTGGCGCAGTAGACGTCCACCCGCCCGCCGAGGGCCTCGCGGGCCTCCTCGACGATCGCCGAGGCGTCACCGGGGACGGCGATCGCGCGGGCTCCGATCCCGCCCGCGACGGAGGCCGCCTTGGCCGCGTCGAGGTCGTTGACCACGACGGTGGCCCCCTCGGCGGCGAACCGCTCTGCGAGGGCGGCGCCGATGCCGCCGCCCGCTCCGGTGACGACGACTCGCTGGTCCTGGTACGCGCTCACGGGGATCACCTTTCGGGGGCGGCTGCCGGATTCCCGGGCAGACTAACCAGTCGGTATGTCATGGCGGAAGGGGTCGGACCTCTAGCGTGGCGGGATGACTCTGTCGCGACGCGGGTTGCTGGGGCTGGCGGGAACCACCGGCGCCCTGGGGGTGGTCGGGGCCGCGGGCGCGGGAACCCCGACGGCTGCGGCGACGGCCGCGGCCACATCCGCGGCCTCGGCCTCGGCCCCGACGGCGGGCCCCCGGGACGGCCGGGTGCGGACCGGGTTCGAGGCCCTCGCCGCGGCCGGGTACGAGGCACTGGCCGGGCAGAAGGTCGGGGTGGTCACCAACCCCACCGGGATCACGGCCGACGCCCGGCACCTGGTCGACGTACTGCACGCGGACGAACGGGTGGACCTGGTCGCGGTGTTCGGCCCGGAGCACGGGTTCCGAGGGACGGCCCAGGCGGGCGGTTCGGAGGGCGCCGGGCGCGATCCGGCGACCGGCCTGCCGGTGTACGACACGTACGACAAGAGCGGGCAGAAGCTCGCGGACGTGTTCACGGCGGCCGGGATCGACACGGTCGTCTTCGACATCCAGGACGTCGGGGCGCGCTTCTACACCTACATCTGGACCCTGTACGACTGCATGCGCGCGGCCGCGCTGGCCGGCAAGGCGGTGGTGGTCCTGGACCGGCCCAACCCGGTCGGCGGCCGACGGGCGGCGGGGCCGGTGCTGGAGCGGCCGTACGCGAGCTTCGTGGGCCGGGAGCCGATCGCGCTCGCGCACGGGATGACGGCGGCGGAGCTGGCGCTGCTCTTCAACGGTGAGTTCCTGGCCGGGAACCCGGTCGCGCTGCGGACCGTACGGATGACCGGCTGGCGGCGGGACCTCCTCTTCGGCGCCACCGGACTTCCGTGGGTGCCGCCGAGCCCGAACATGCCGACGCCGGACACGGCGCTCGCGTACGCCGGGACCTGCCTGTTCGAGGGGACGAACCTGTCCGAGGGCCGGGGTACGACCACGCCCTTCGAGGTGCTGGGCGCGGAGGGCCTCGACCGGCGCTGGGCGGAGGCGGCGAACGCGCTGGAGCTGCCCGGGGTGTGGTTCCGGGAGGCGTACTTCACGCCGACGTTCTCGAAGCACAGCGGGAAGCAGTGCGGCGGGGTCCGGCTGATCGTGCACGACCGGGCGGCGTTCGATCCGGTGCGGGCGGGGATCGGGCTGCTGGTCACCGCGCGGCGGAGCTGGAGCGGCTTCGCCTGGCGCACGGACCACTGGATCGACCGGCTGACCGGCTCGGACCGGGTGCGCACGCTGGTGGACGCCGGGGCCGGGGTGGAGGAGATCGCGGGCGACTGGGCGGCGGGGCTGGAGCGGTTCGCGGCGGTCCGCGAGGAGTACCTCCTCTACCGGTGACGCGGTCGCGTCGCGGGGCTGGCCGGGCGGGCGCGGCAGCGGGATGCTGACTGCACCGGAGGCACCGCGCGGAGGGGGACGTCATGGCGGACATCGGTGGGGCCGGCGGGATCGGGGTCGGGCCCTACGAGGAGCTGACGTTCGACGCCGACGGGGACGTGGACCGGGGCGGGCGGGAGGCGGTGGCCAGGATCGAGGCCACCGACCTGGTGGTCTTCGCGCACGGCTGGAACAGCGACCGCTCCACCGCCACCCGGCTCTTCGACCGGTTCTTCGCCCCCTTCCCGGGGCTGGTGGGGCCGGGGGTGCGGCTGGGATACGTGGGGGTCGTCTGGCCCTCGATCCGGTTCTCGGACGAGCCGATACCGGACTTCGACGCGCGCGCAGCCCTCGCGGAACCGGGGTACGGGACGGCGCTGGACCCCGCAACCCGGCAGGCCCTCGGCGCGTTCTGGCCGGAGCGGGAGGCCGAGCTGGACCGGGTGGCCGAAATGCTGGAGGACCGGCCCGAGTCGGAAGCGGCACTCATCGAGTTCGGGGCCCTGGTACGGGAACTGGCGGGGGTGGACGCGGCGGACACCGCCGGGGCCGTCTCCGGAGTCTCCGGCGCCACCGGCGCGGCTGGTGGGGCAGGCGGGGTGCCCGCGATGTTCGCCGAGGACGTCCTGGCCGTGTTCCGCGCCTTCACCGAGGCGCTGGCCGAGGCCGGCGGCGGGCCCGCCGGGGACCCGGGATTCTCCGCCGTCGGCGGGCTGCGCGCCCTGTGGAGCGGCGCGAAAGAGGTGCTGCGGCAGGCCACGTACTACGAGATGAAGAAGCGGGCCGGGATCGTCGGCGAACGCGGGCTCGGCCCGGTGCTGACGGAGCTCGCCGGGCGCCGCCCGAGCCTGCGGGTCCACCTGATCGGCCACAGCTTCGGCGCCCGGGTGGTCTCGTTCTCCCTGCGCGCGGTGCCGGACGGGGCCCGGCAGGTGAAGTCCCTGACCCTGCTCCAAGGGGCCTTCTCCCACTACGCCTTCGCCGACCGGCTCCCGCACGACAAGGGCCGGGGCGGCGCCCTGCGCGGCCTCCAGCGGCGGGTGGACGGCCCGGTCGTGGCCTGCCATTCCTCGTACGACACCTCGCTGAAGGTGTTCTATCCGCTGGCCTCCCGGATGGCGCGGGATTCGGCCGGTCTGTTCGGCTTCGACGAGCGGTGGGGCGCGATCGGGCACGACGGAGTGCAGGCGGTGCCGGGCGCGCCGCGGCTGGCCCTCGCCGAGGTGCTGCGCGCCGGGCTGCCCGGGAGCGGTTGCGTCAGCGTGGACGCGGGCTCCGTGGTCCGCCGCGGCGGCGCTCCCTCGGGGGCGCACAGCGACATCTGCCACGAGGAACTGGCCCGGGTGGTGGTTGCCGCGGGGCGCATGGGGCGTTGACTTCCGGCCATGTGCCACCCGCACGCCTCGACCGCCCCCGCATGCGCCCACATCTCGCCGGGCATGTTGGGCACGTCGGAGCGTGTGGCGTCGTTCGATTGAGTACGACGCCTCGGTGCGGGCGTGGGCGTGGCGGAGGTGAAGGTGTGATGGCGGGTTTCCGGAGTCTGGCCTACCAGGTGCGTGATGCGCAGAACGACCGTGCCCTGCGGCGCCACTCGCTGCGCCGCTGCCTGGAGCGGTTCGCTCCGTACGGGCACCGGGCGACCTGGTGGCACCTGTGCGACCGGCACGGGATCGCCCCCGAGGACCGGGGGGCCGATCCGCTGCGGCTGGTCGCGGCGCTGGAGGAGCTGGAGGAGGCGCGGGCCGTCTGGCTGGAGTACGAGCGCCAGTTCGCGGCGCGGCGCAGGCGCGAGAAGCACGACGGGCTGCGTCGGCCCGAGTGGGCGTGGGGCGGCAGCGGGGACGCGGTGGTGCGCTGCGCCGATCCGGGGGTGCGGCCGGACGGGACGCTGGGCGAGGTGCTGCGGCGGCTGGTGCGGGCGCTGGAGTCGGAGCCGGGGACGGCGTGCCCGGTGTGCGGGGAGCGCGAGCTGCGCTGGCCGCCGCCGGGCGCGGGGCACGGGCGGTGGGCCGCCGGGGCGTGGGCGTGGGACGGGCCGCTGTGCGGGGGCTGCGGAATCGTGGTGCCCAGACCGGCGCTGGCCGACGCGCTGGCCGTGGCCCCTTCGGCGGGCGCGGCATGAGGCGGGGTGCGGTGCGGCCCGTGCTCCAGGTCTCGCTCAACGGCTCACGGGGCGCCGGGGAGGGGGCCGCCGTGCCGGTGTCCCCGGAGGATCTGGTGGAGGCCGCGCTGGGGGCGGTCGCGGCCGGAGCCGGGGAGGTGCTGGTGCACCCGAGGACGCCGTGCGGGCGGGAGAGCCTGTCGCCCCGGGTGGTGGGGCCGCTGCTGGAGGCGCTGGGGGACGCGGGGATCGGCGTACCGGTCGTCGTCCCGGCGGGGGTCGGGGCCGAGCCGGATCCGGCGGGGCGGCTGGAGCGGGTGCGGTCCTGGGCGGTACTGCCCGACCGGGCGACGGTGCGCTTCGCGGACCCCGGGGCGGAGGAACTGGCGCAGGCCCTGCTGGCCCGGGGGGTGGCGGTGGACGCGGTGGTTCCGCTGGGCGGGGACGCCGGCCCGGCCGGGGTGCGGCCGCTGGAGCGGTTCCTGGCCTGGCCGGCTCCGGACCATGGGCGGGTGCGGCTGGTGGCGGAGCCGGCGGCTGCCGATCCGGCGCTGGTGGCGGGGTTGCGCTGGCTGCCGCCGGTGCCGGTGCTGCTGTCCGGGCGGGAGGCCGCCGCCTGGCCGGTGCTGCGGCTGGCCGCGCGGTGCGGCGCGGGCGCGCGGATCGGCGTAGGGGACGTACTGCACCTGCCGGACGGGCGGGCGGCCCGGTCGAATGCCGAGCTGGTGGCGGCGGCCGTCGCGGAGCTGGCCGCGGCGTCGGCCGCTACAGCCGGGAGCCGGTGAGGCGTTCGCCGAAGACGTCGTCCGGGTTGGACAGGGCGCAGGTCTCCAGCGAGAGGCAGCCGCAGCCGATGCAGTCCGTCAGGTGGTCGCGCAGCCGGCCGAGTTGCTTGATCCGCTGGTCGAGCTCGGCGCGCCAGGCCTCGGAGAGCCGGGCCCAGTCCTCGCGGTTGGGGGTGCGTTCCTCGGGCAGCTGGGCGAGGGCGTCGCGGATGCTGGCGAGCGGGATGCCGACGCGCTGCGCGGCGCGTACGAAGGCCACCCGGCGCAGCGCGTCGCGGCTGTAGCGGCGCTGGTTGCCGGAGGTGCGGCGGCTGGTGATCAGGCCCTTGGCCTCGTAGAAGTGGAGCGCGGAGACGGCCACGCCGCTGCGCGCGGACAGCTGGCCGACGGTGAGTTCGTGGATTTTTTCGGGAATCTGCGGCACCTGGCCGAGCGTAGTCGGAGGGCTCGGAGTCCGTTGACAGATACATGTGGCCCCACCATGCTGGGCAGGCGCTGAGCAAGCGCTTGTTCGTCCGGGAGTCCGGAAGTCCGGGAGAAGGAGACACGCATGGTCGAGCCGAGGATCTTCACGTCCGCCGAGGAGCTCGGTGCGGGGGTCGGCGAGCCCCTGGGTCCCAGCGGGTGGCTGGAGGTGGACCAGAAGCGGATCGACCTCTTCGCGGACGCCACCGGAGATCACCAGTGGATCCACGTGGACCCCGAGCGGGCGGCCGCCGGACCCTTCGGCTCCACCATCGCGCACGGCTATCTGACCCTGTCGCTGCTGCCCAGCCTGGTGCCGCAGATCATGCGGGTCGAGGGCATGAAGATGGGCATCAACTACGGCGTGAACAAGGTGCGCTTCCCGGCGCCGGTGCCGGTCGGCTCGCGGCTGCGCGCCACCGCGGTGATCACCGAGGTGACGGAGGCGGGCGGCGGAGTGCAGGTCGCGGCCACCGTCACGGTCGAGTGCGAGGGCGCCGACAAGCCGGTGTGCGTGGCGGAGTCGGTGTCCCGCTACTACTTCTGAGGCGCCTGGAGCCCCGCGGGGCGGGCGCCCACCATGCGGAGCACGAGGTCGGCGTAGAGCGCGCCGACCTCGTCGGGCGTGCGCTGCCCGGCCACGCTGAACCAGCGGGCCACGTCGATGCAGAGCGAGAGCACGGCGAGCGTGGTGCCGGGCACGTCCGGGACGTCGAACTCCCCGGTGCGCACGCCGTCGGCCAGGATGCGGCGCACGGCGGCGTCGCTCTGGCGGCGCAGCGTCACGATGTCGGAGCGGTGCTCCGGAGCGAGGGCGTCGAGCTCGTACTGGACGACCCGCGCGGTGGTGTGGTGGGCCGCGTGCCACCCCACGAAGGACCGCACGGCCGCGTCGAGCCGCTCGGCCGCGCTGCCGGTGCCGGAGGCGGCGGTCTCCAGGATCTCCAGCGCCTTGTCGTGGCCGATCCTGCTGATCCGGTGGAGCAGCTCTTCCTTGGTCTTGTAGTGGATGTACAGCGCGGCCGGACTCATGCCGGCCCGCCCGGCGATGTCGCGTGTGGTGGTCGCGTGGTATCCGCGCTCCGCGAAGGCTTCGACGGCGGCGACGAGCAGCCGCCGCGCTGCGTCGGGGGTGACCTCGGACCACGGCTGGTAGCCGCCGGTCTCCGCCGCGCTGTCCATCGCTCGCTCACCCTCTTCGCCGTGTAGGAAGGAACACCCTACCGGAGGGTGAGCAAGCGCTTAGCGTTCTTGGCGGTCGCGGATCACCTTGGCGAGGGTGAAGGCGGAGGTGGTGAGGTACAGGACCGCGATGGCGAGGAAGGCGCGGACCCAGCCGTTCGCGTCCAGCCGGTAGATCCCGATCGCCACCGCGGCGATGGCGACGGCGAAGGAGGCGACGGCCTGGCCGTAGTACGCGCCCGTGTTCTGCTGCTTGACCGGTGTCTCGTTCATGGGTCCAGCATCCGGCGGCAGTGGCCGGGGTCACATCCGCGCGGATACTCACGTACGTACTCATCTGCGGGGGCGGAAGCCGCCCGCAGGGGCTCAGAAGGCGGAAACCCCGGTACGGGCGCGGCCGATGAGCAGCTTCTGGATCTGGCTGGTGCCCTCGTACAGGGTCATGACGCGGGCGTCGCGCAGCAGCTTCCCGGCCGGGTACTCGTCGATGTAGCCGTAGCCGCCGTGCACCTGGAGGGCGTTGCTCGCGGCGCGCACGGCCGCCTCGGAGGCGAAGAGCTTGGCGGTGGAGGACTCGGTGGCGAAGGGCAGGCCGCGGTCGACGAGGTCGGCGACGCGCCAGGTCAGCAGCCGGGCGGCGTCCACGTCGACCGAGATGTCGGCGATCAGCTCCTGGACCAGCTGGTGGTGGGCGATGGGCTTGCCGAACTGCTCGCGCTCAGCGGCGTACGAGACGGCAGCGTCGAGCGCGGCCTGCGCGATGCCGACGCATCCCGCGGCGACCGACATCCGGCCCTTCGCGAGGGCCGACATGGCGACGGAGAAGCCCTTGCCCTCCGGGCCGAGCATGGCGGAGGCGGGTACGCGGACGCCGTCGAGGGAGAGTTCGGCGGTGGCCTGGCCGCGCAGGCCGAGCTTGCCGTGGATCTCGCGGCGGGTCAGGCCGGGGCTGTCGGTGGGGACGAGGAAGGCGGAGACGCCCCGGTGGCCGGGCTCGTCGTTGGTGCGGGCGAAGAGGAGGGCCACGTCGGCCCAGGTGCCGTTGGTGATGAACATCTTGCTGCCGCTGATGAGATACCCGTCCCCGTCGCGCACGGCGCGGGTGGTCAGGTTGCCTGCGTCGGAGCCGGTGCCGGGTTCGGTCAGGCCGAAGCAGCCGAGGGCGTCGCCGGAGCACAGCCGGGGCAGCCAGGCGTGCTTCTGCTCCTCGGTGCCCCAGGCGGCGACGGTCTTGGCGACCAGGCCGAGGGAGACGGAGACGATGCCGCGCACGGCGGAGTCGCCGCGGCCGAGTTCCTCGGTGACGAGGACGTAGGAGAGGTGGTCGCCGCCGGAGCCGCCGTACTCCTCGGGGACGGTCAGGCCGAGGAAGCCGATGGCGCCGAGCTTCTTCACCATGGCCCGGTCGACGCTCTCGGCGCGGTCCCAGTCGGCGGCGTAGGGCGCGATCTCGCGCTCGGTGAACGCGCGGGCGAGCCGGCGTACGGCCTCCTGCTCCTCGCTCAACTCCAGGTTCACCGGGCACCTCCGGGCGGTCCGGCGCGAGGTAACCAGCGAGGTTAACTAGCACCGGTAGTTTATGGCGGGCAGGCCCTACTATGTGGCGCATGGCCAGACCGCGCAAGCCCCTTCTCAGCAGAGACCGCATCGTCGAGGTGGCCGGCTCGCTGGTGGACGCGGAGGGGCTGGAGGCCGTGTCGACGCGGCGGCTAGCGGCCGCGCTGGGGGTCAGCGGGCCGTCCCTGTACAACCACTTCCGCACCAAGGACGAGATCCTGGAGGCGGTGGCGGACGCGGTGAGCGCCCGGGTCGACTTGTCGATGTTCGACGAGGGCAACGGCCGGGGGTGGCGGGCCGCGCTGCACGACTGGGCGCATTCCTACCGGGACGCCCTGTCCGACCATCCGAACATCGTGCCGGTGCTCGCGCGCGGCCCGGGCCGGCGTCCGGCGGGGTTGCGGGTGGCGGACGCGGTGTTCGGCGCGATGACGGCGGCCGGGTGGCCGCCGGCCCATGCGACCCGGATCGGCGCGCTGATGCGGTACTTCATCCTGGGCTCGGCGGTCGCCTCCTTCGCCACGGGCTTCGTGGACGACGAGGCGGCCTACGACCCGGCCGAGTATCCGCATCTCGGCCAGGCCCACCTGCTGGCGGAACGCCGGCGCGAGGTGGACGAGGGCGCGTTCGAGACGGGCCTGACGGCCCTGCTCGACGGCCTGGCCCTCCAGTACGCGGCGCTGCCCGAGGCGTGAGGCCGGCCGCCGCGGGCCAGGCGCCGCTTTGACGACGGGACCTACGGCTGGAAGACGACCAGCGAACGGCCGCCCTTGCCCGCGACCATCGCGTCGAAGGCGGCCGGGATGCCTTCGAGGGTGATGCGGTCGGTGACGAGGGAAGCCAGGTCGAAGCGGCCGGCGCGGACGTGGTCCGCGATCACCGGGAGGTCGCGGGCCGGGTCGCTGTTGCCGTACACGCAGCCCGTGAGGGTGCGGGCGAAGTGGAATATCTCCAGCGCGTGGAAGGTGACCTGCTGCTCCTTGCCGCCGATGCCGACGACCGTGGTGCGGCCGCCGCGCCGGGTGGACTCCCAGGCCGCGCGGATGGTGTCCGCCCGGCCGACGCACTCGACGGCCACGTCCGCGCCCTGGCCGGCGGTGAGCGCGCGGATCTGCTTCGCGGTCGTGTCGGAGGCGAGCACGAACTCCGTGGCCCCGGCGGCGCGCGCCAGTTCCTCCTTGGCCGGGGACACGTCCACGGCCACGATCGGGCCCGCCTGGGCGATCCGGGCGGCCTGGAGGGCGGCCAGGCCGACCCCGCCGACGCCGAAGACGGCCACCGACTCGCCCGGGCGGACCTGGGCGCTGTGGTGGACGGCTCCGTAGCCGGTCAGGACGGCGCAGCCGAGGAGGGCGGCCTCGGCCAGCGGGATCCCGGCGGGCGCGGGCAGCACGCAGTTGGCCGCGACGACCGTCTCCTCGGCGAACGCGGCCACGTTCAGCCCGGGGTGCAGCTCAGCGCCCTCGGCGTCGTGGGCGTAGACCGCCCCGACGCCGGTGAGGGCCTTGGCGCAGAGCCAGACCTCCCCGATGAGGCAGTGGTGGCACTCCCCGCAGGACGGGGCCCAGTTGAGCACCACCCCGTCGCCCGGGGCGACGTGGGTGACGCCCTCGCCGACCGCGAGGACCGTGCCCGCGCCCTCGTGGCCGAGGACGGCGGGGACGGGGACCCGCATGGTGCCGTTGGTGAGGGAGAGGTCGGAGTGGCAGACCCCGGCCGCGGCGAGCCGCACCCGGACCTGCCCGGGGCCGGGTTCGGGCAGCACGATCTCCCGTATCTCCAGCGGGGCTCCGACGGCGGGCAGTATCGCGGCGCGGACCATGGTCGTCGTCTCCGTGTTCGCGGGGCTGAGGGGGAGGGATGAGGAGGGACTTGAGGAAGGGGCCAGGTGGGTCAGACCGGGTCGAGTCGGCTCAGAACTGGAGCGACTTGGTCTGGAGGTACTCCGCCAGGCCGTGCGGGCCCATCTCGCGGCCGACGCCCGACTGCTTGTAGCCGCCGAAGGGCGCGAGCGGGTTGTAGCGCCCGCCGTTGATGTCCACCTGACCGGTGTCCATGCGGCGGGCGAACGCGACGGCCGTCTCCTGGTCCGCCGCCCAGACGGCGCCGCCGAGCCCGTACACCGTGCCGTTGGCGATGCGCAGGGCGTCGTCCTCGTCCTCGTAGGCCAGGATCGAGATCACCGGGCCGAAGATCTCCTCCTGCGCGATGGTCATCTCGGGCGTGACGTCGGCGAACACCGTCGGGGCGACGAAATACCCCAGCTCGCGCGGCGCGTCGGGGCCGCCCGCGACGAGGCGCGCGCCTTCCTCGATGCCCTTGACGATGTACCCGCGCACCCGGTCGCGCTGCTTGGCGTTGATGACGGGGCCGATGCGGGTGGCCTCGTCGAGCGGGTCACCGATCGGGTACGTCGCCACCGCCGCGGCCGCGAGCGAGACGGCCTCCTCGTACTGGTCCCGGTGGACGAGCATCCGGGTGAGCGCGTTGCAGCTCTGGCCGGTGTTGTTCATGACGTGGCCCACGCCCACCGCGACGGCCTTGGCCAGGTCGGCCCCGGGCAGGATGACATTGGCCGATTTGCCGCCCAGCTCCAGGGCGACGCGCTTGACGGCGGCGCCGGCGGTGGCGCCGATCTGCTTGCCGACGGCGGTCGAACCGGTGAAGGAGACGAGGTCGACTCCCTCGTGCGCAGCCAGCGCCTGCCCGGCGACCGGGCCGGTACCGGTCACCAGGTTGAAGACTCCGGCCGGGATGCCCGCCTCGTGCACGGCTTCGGCGAAGAGCTGTGCGGTCAACGGGGTGTCCTCGGCCGGCTTGAGGACGAGGGTGCAGCCGGCGGCGAGAGCGGGTGCCACCTTTGCAACGATCTGGTGCAGCGGGTAGTTCCAGGGGGTGATGGCCCCGACCACACCGACCGGTTCCAGCAGAACGGTGGAGCTCCCGAGCCGCTCCTCGAAGCTGTACGAGGCCGCCAGTTCGACGAACGAGGAGGCGACCGCGATCGGCGCCCCGGCCTGGACCCGCTCCGAGAAGCCCAGCGGGGCTCCGAGCTCGGCAGTGATGGTCTCGGCGATCTCGCTCCTGCGGGCGACCAGGACGTCGCGGAGGGCGCCGATGAAGGCGGCGCGCTCGGCGGGCGGGGTCGCCGCCCAGCCGGGGAACGCCGCCCGGGCCGCGCTCACGGCCGCGTCCACGTCATCGGCGGTGCCGGCCGGGACCCCGCCGATGACCTGCTCGTCGGCCGGGTTCACGACCTCGATCCGCTCGCGTCCGGCGGCGGGCCGCCACTCCCCGCCGATGTACATCCCGTCGTGGGCCTTCATCGCATTCCTCCCGAGCACGCGCGAGCGCATTGGCCGACCTGGCACAGACCTCGCGTCCACCCTACAAACTAGCGCCGGTAGTTTTGCGCGCGCCAGAGGCCAACGCATCAGATGATGCCGAAAAGCATCCCTGCCGCGAGCACGACGAGCGAGGTGAGGGCCGCCCATTTCACGGTGAAGCGGGTGTGGTCGCCGAACTCGACCTTGGCCATGCCGACGAGGACGTAGACGGCGGGAACCAGCGGGCTGGACATGTGCAGGGCCTGGCCGACCAGGGAGGCGCGGGCGATCTCCAGCGGCGAGACCCCGTGCGCGGCGCCGGCTTCGGCGAGCACCGGCAGGACGCCGAAGTAGAAGCCGTCGTTGGACATGAAGTAGGTGAGCGGCAGGCTGAGCACGCCGGTGACCAGGGCCATGTGCGGGCCCATGCCCTCGGGGATGGCGCCGACCAGCCAGTCGGCCATGTGCTTGACCATGCCGGTGCCGCTGAGGACGCCGGTGAAGACGGCGGCGGCGAAGACCATTCCGGCGACGTTCAGGACGTTGTCCGCGTGGGCGGCGATCCGGGCCTTCTGGTCGGGCATGTGGGGGAAGTTGACCGTGAGGGCGAGGGCCGCGCCGAGCAGGAACAGCACGGGGATGGGCAGCAGCTCCATGATCATCGCGGTCAGCAGGGCGACGGTCAGGCCCGCGTTGAACCAGTACAGGCGGGGTCGCAGGGTGGCGCGGTGCGGGTCGAGGCCCTGGAAGCCGTCCTCCCCCGCGGCGTCGCCGGAGGCCGGGGATCCGGCGCCGGTCGCGGGGGGCG
This genomic window contains:
- a CDS encoding CitMHS family transporter encodes the protein MLTFLGFAMIATFLVLIMLKKMSPIAALVLIPALFCVFAGKGAHLGDYVIDGVGKLAPTAAMLMFAIVYFGLMIDVGLFDPIVKGILRFCKADPLRVVVGTAVLAAIVSLDGDGSTTFMITVSAMYPLYKRLGMSLVVMTGVAATANGVMNTLPWGGPTARAATALKLDAADIFVPMIPALAAGLLCVFVLAYVLGLKERRRVGTLVLPSEADEEPELVTVGAGAAEGQTGTTPPATGAGSPASGDAAGEDGFQGLDPHRATLRPRLYWFNAGLTVALLTAMIMELLPIPVLFLLGAALALTVNFPHMPDQKARIAAHADNVLNVAGMVFAAAVFTGVLSGTGMVKHMADWLVGAIPEGMGPHMALVTGVLSLPLTYFMSNDGFYFGVLPVLAEAGAAHGVSPLEIARASLVGQALHMSSPLVPAVYVLVGMAKVEFGDHTRFTVKWAALTSLVVLAAGMLFGII